TTTCCGCCGCCGCTCTGTCCCCCGTGTCCAGCCATATCTCGCTTCCGGCGGCCACCAGGGCAGCATATTCCGGCCGGCCAGCGGCCTCGAAGCGTCCGGGACCCTCGTATCCGTCCAGGGCGATCTCCGCCGCCGCCTGGACCAGTCGCTCATCCGAATGCAGCTCAGTGACTGTCTTTGGCATCATCCCTCTCCTGAACACCGGCCCGGCGCCTGAAGGCGCCGGGCCTGACTCGACACCCTGACCGCCCCCTACGCCAGGTACTCCCGGATGCGAGCCGCGATCTTGTCCGCTGTGAACCCGAAGTTCTCCTGAAGATCCTTCAGCGGGGCGGAAGCTCCGAACCGGTCCACCCCGATGATCAGGCCATCGCGCAGAACGTAGCGCTCCCAGCCGAAGGAGCTCCCTGCCTCGACGGCGATGCGCCGGGTAACCGAGGAGGGCAAAACGCTCTCCCGGTAGGCTTCATCCTGCTCCTCGAAAAGCTCCCAGCACGGCATGCTGACCAGCCTCAGGCGCCGTCCCTCTGCAGCAAGCAGCCGGACGGCCTCCTGCGCGGGCTTTACCTCCGTGCCGGTGGCGATGACGATCGCCTCCGGCTGACCGCCCTCAGGGTCCGACACCACATAGGCGCCCTTCAGCAGACCCAGCGCATCCTTCGCGGAAGGGCGATCGACAGCCGGCGCCTTCTGGCGGGACAGCGCAAGAGCGGTGGGACGGTCCTTGCTCTGGATGGCCACCGCCCAGGCGACGGCCGTCTCAGCGGCATCCGCCGGCCGGATGACACGCAGGTTCGGCATGGCCCGCAGGGAGGCCAGATGCTCGATGGGCTGATGCGTCGGCCCGTCCTCGCCCACGAAGATGCTGTCGTGGGTCCAGATCCAGACCGTCTGCAGGTGCGAGAGCGCAGCCACGCGCACGGAAGGACGCATGTAGTCCGAAAACACCATGAACGTTGCGCCGTAGGGAATGAAATAGCCGAAATACGCCATTCCGTTGACGATGGCGCCCATTCCGTGCTCACGCACGCCAAAATGAATGTTGCGTCCCTCAAAGCTGCCCCGGGCGATGGAGGTGGTATCCTTGAGGAGCGTCTTGGTGGAAGGCTCCAGGTCGGCTGATCCGCCCACAAGAGAGGGCACGAGGCCCGCCGCCACCTGCATCACCTTGCCGCCGTATCCTCGGGTGGCATCCGCATCGAAGGATTCGGCTGCCTCCAGCAGTTTTTCGGCTAGGTCGGCCGGAGCACGACGCTCCTTCATGGCATCCAGCAGCTCCGCCTCGGCAGGATACTCCCGGCGGTAGCGCTCCATCATCTCGTGCCATGCGGCATACTCATTCCGTTCCACCTGACGCGGACGCTCGCGGAAGTGATCGTAGACGCCACCCGGAACGTGGAAATCGGGCTCCAGCGGCCACCCCAGTGCCTGCTTCATCAGGGCGATCTCCTCCGCCCCCAGAGGCTCGCCGTGGGCTCCCGCAGTGTTGCGCTTATTGGGAGCGTCTTTCGCGATGATGGTGCGGGCGATGATCAGACTCGGGCGCTGGGTCTCGGCGATCGCGGCGGCGATGGCCGCCTCCGCCGCTTTGCGGTCGTGGCCGTCAATCTTCTGGACGTGCCAGCCATACCCTTCGAAGCGCTTCTGCACATCGTCGGAATAGGTTATGCCTGTATCCCCGCCGATGCTGATATGGTTGTCGTCATAGATGTAGACGATGTTGCCCAGCCCCAGATGACCGGCGAAAGAGGCGGCCTCGTGCGAGATGCCCTCCATCAGGTCGCCGTCGCTGCAGATGGCGAAGACACGGTTGTTGAACAGCTCGTAGCCGGGCCGGTTGAACCGGGCAGCCAGCATCTTCGAGGCCAGCGCCATTCCCACTCCGTTGGCGAATCCCTGACCCAGCGGTCCGGTGGTGGCCTCCACCCCCGGAGTCAGCCCGTATTCCGGGTGACCCGGCGTGCGGCTGCCCCACTGCCGGAAGTTCTTGATGTCCTCCAGCGAGACGTCATAGCCGGTAAGGTGCAGCAGCGAATAGAGCAGCATGCATCCATGGCCGGCCGACAGGATGAACCGGTCGCGCCCGGGCCATTGCGGATCCGACGGGACATAGCGCATGAAGCGCGTCCACAGGACGTAGGCATAGTCCATCGCTCCCGTCGGCAAGCCGGGATGCCCCGACTTGGCCTTCTCCACAGCATCCACGGACAGCGTCTTGATGGTGTCTACGGCAAGCTGTTCGATATCGCAGACAGTCGTCTCGCTCACTTGTTATTCATCTCCTCCCGGACAAAGTATTGAGTTGTTCAGCGCTGCAGCCCCGCCCCCGGGGCGCTTTCAAGCGTCCGGCCTGCGCAGGAAAACTCTCGCCGGCGCGGCTTCCGCCCCCGGAATCAGCAGAGGACAACAGATCAGCTCGTAGTCTCCTGGCTCCACGCCGGACAAATCCAGCCCCTCCACCACAACGACACCCGCCCCCAGCAGCAAGTGATGCGCGGGATGCCCCGGCGCCTTGTAGCGGTCCACGGAAAGATAGTCCACTCCCACCAACCGAACACCCGTCCTGACCAGAAGGTCTGCGCCGTCCCCTGTCACGTGGGCGAAATCCGGGTTGAACTCGGGGTTGGAGAGATCCCGTGAGCTGGGCGTGCCGAACAGTGCCCTGCGCACGCCGTCAAAATCCAGTCGGGAGAGCAGTTCAGCGTCGAGCTGCTTCTGCTGGACCTGGAACACTCGACACGGCCCCAGCAGCGTGTCGGGAAGCAGCGATTCCATTCCCCCTCCCCCTTCGACGTAGTGCCTGGGCGCATCCACATGGGTCCCGACGTGAGAGCCCATGGAGAAGCGCGAGTTGTTGGAAGAATCGCCTTTCTCCACGCTGCGGTATTCTTCCCATTCAAAGGGTGGATTTCCGGGATAGATCAGCATCCCGGGCTTGAGCGGCATCGTGATGTCTATGATCTGCGGCATCGATGGCGGAAAAGCCTCCCTCTGCGGCTCCCATGGAATATACACCGAAGGCGCGAAATACGCTTCCGGCTCCCAGAGAAGGAAAAGCCCGGGATCAGGGATAACCCACGCTCAGAGATGACAGCTTCTCCGGATTCCCGCGCGGGTGCCGGCCCGCGCGGACAACAGACTCTGCCTTCGGCCGTGCGGCTGAGAGCTTTCGTGCTTGCGCTTCTCGTCATCCCCCTGAACGACTACTGGGTGCTGATGATGGAGAAGGTCCTGTATGGTCCCTATCCTACCACCATCTCCATCTTCGCGAACGCCGTGTTCACGCTGACCGTTCTGGTTGGGTTGAACGCGCTCGTCCGGCGGATGCGTCCACGGGCGGCCCTGACGGTGGCGGAGCTGCTGCTGATCTACGCGATGACCACGGTAGCCAGCGCGCTTGCGGGGCACGACATGATGCCCACTCTGGTGGGGATGATGACGTACCCGTTCCGTTTCGCCACGCCTGAGAACCAGTGGGCGGAGAAGTTTCATCCACTGCTTCCGCAATGGCTGCTGGTGACCGACCTGGAGGCGGTGAGGGCGCTTTGGGAAGGGAACGCAAACCTGTATGCCGATGGCTTCTGGAAGGTATGGTGGAAGCCGGCCGCCTGGTGGGTGGGCTTCGTGACGCTGCTGATGTTCGTCATCCAGTGCGTCAATACTCTGGTGCGCAAAAGCTGGTCTGAGCACGAACGGCTGCCATTTCCGCTGGTGCAGCTGCCTGTTGCAATGGCGGATCCTTCCTCCGGCCTGTGGAGAAGCCGCCTGTTCTGGCTGGGCTTCATCCTACCCGCCGCCATCGTGGTGTTCAATGGCCTGGCGGTCTACTTCCCGTCCATGCCGACGATCAATGTCGGGTTCGAGGGGCGCGACCTGGCGGGGAATCTGGCGTCCAAGCCGTGGAGCGCGCTCGGCTGGACGCCCTACACGCTGTATCCGTTCGTCATCGGCATTGGGTATCTGCTGCGCGCCGACCTGCTGTTCTCCTGCGTGTTCTTCTACTGGTTCTGGAAGCTGCAGATGGTGCTGACCGCCGTCTTCGCGCTGGACGGCATCCGCGACTTCCCGTATGTGCGCCAACAGGCGTTCGGAGGATACATCGCCATCACAGCGATGGTGCTCTACATCGGACGGGGATATCTCCGTCAGGTCTTGCGGTGCGCTATGGGACGCCCGTCGGAGCTTGACGACCGAAACGAGCCGGTCTCCTACCGCACGGCCATCGCCGGAGCGCTGGCGGGCACCGGCATACTCTCGGCCTTTATGACAGCCATCGGGCTGCGGTGGTGGCTGGCTGTGGTGGCGTTTGTTTTGTACTTCGCGGTGGCGCTCAGCATCGCGCGCATCCGGGCCGAGCTTGGCCCGCCGGTGCACGACGGGCATTTTTCCGGCCCGGACGGCATCCTGCCGGGTGCCCTGGGATCCCGGGCATTCACAGACCGGGAT
The sequence above is drawn from the Armatimonadota bacterium genome and encodes:
- a CDS encoding cyclase, with protein sequence MPQIIDITMPLKPGMLIYPGNPPFEWEEYRSVEKGDSSNNSRFSMGSHVGTHVDAPRHYVEGGGGMESLLPDTLLGPCRVFQVQQKQLDAELLSRLDFDGVRRALFGTPSSRDLSNPEFNPDFAHVTGDGADLLVRTGVRLVGVDYLSVDRYKAPGHPAHHLLLGAGVVVVEGLDLSGVEPGDYELICCPLLIPGAEAAPARVFLRRPDA
- a CDS encoding transketolase, producing the protein MSETTVCDIEQLAVDTIKTLSVDAVEKAKSGHPGLPTGAMDYAYVLWTRFMRYVPSDPQWPGRDRFILSAGHGCMLLYSLLHLTGYDVSLEDIKNFRQWGSRTPGHPEYGLTPGVEATTGPLGQGFANGVGMALASKMLAARFNRPGYELFNNRVFAICSDGDLMEGISHEAASFAGHLGLGNIVYIYDDNHISIGGDTGITYSDDVQKRFEGYGWHVQKIDGHDRKAAEAAIAAAIAETQRPSLIIARTIIAKDAPNKRNTAGAHGEPLGAEEIALMKQALGWPLEPDFHVPGGVYDHFRERPRQVERNEYAAWHEMMERYRREYPAEAELLDAMKERRAPADLAEKLLEAAESFDADATRGYGGKVMQVAAGLVPSLVGGSADLEPSTKTLLKDTTSIARGSFEGRNIHFGVREHGMGAIVNGMAYFGYFIPYGATFMVFSDYMRPSVRVAALSHLQTVWIWTHDSIFVGEDGPTHQPIEHLASLRAMPNLRVIRPADAAETAVAWAVAIQSKDRPTALALSRQKAPAVDRPSAKDALGLLKGAYVVSDPEGGQPEAIVIATGTEVKPAQEAVRLLAAEGRRLRLVSMPCWELFEEQDEAYRESVLPSSVTRRIAVEAGSSFGWERYVLRDGLIIGVDRFGASAPLKDLQENFGFTADKIAARIREYLA